A single Providencia manganoxydans DNA region contains:
- the nusA gene encoding transcription termination factor NusA gives MNKEILAVVEAVSNEKSLPREKIFEALETALATATKKKYEQEIDVRVEIDRKSGDFDTFRRWLIVDEVTMPTREITLEAAQYENPELKLGEYVEDQIESVVFDRITTQTAKQVIVQKVREAERAMVVDQFREQQGEIITAQVKKVNRENITLDLGNNAEAVILREDMLPRENFRPGDRIRGVLYDVRPEARGAQLFVTRSRPEMLVELFRIEVPEIGEEIIEIKAAARDPGSRAKIAVKTNDKRIDPVGACVGMRGARVQAVSSELGGERIDIVLWDDNPAQFVINAMAPADVASIVVDEDKCTMDVAVESSNLAQAIGRNGQNVRLAAQLLKKHRGDDKWELNVMTAEELNAKHQAEAHASIDTFTKHLDIDEEFATALVEEGFSTLEELAYVPIKELLEIDGLDSDTVEVLRERAKAALTTIELAQKESLGDNQPAEDLLNLEGMDNTLAYNLATHGICTLEDLAEQGIDDLIDIEGLDGEKAGALIMAARNICWFGNDA, from the coding sequence ATGAACAAAGAAATTCTGGCTGTTGTTGAAGCGGTTTCTAACGAAAAATCCCTCCCTCGTGAAAAAATCTTCGAGGCTCTGGAAACGGCACTGGCGACAGCAACCAAAAAGAAATATGAGCAAGAGATCGATGTTCGTGTCGAAATCGACCGTAAATCAGGTGACTTTGATACGTTCCGCCGTTGGTTGATCGTTGATGAAGTGACTATGCCAACACGTGAAATCACGTTAGAAGCGGCACAATATGAAAATCCAGAGTTGAAACTGGGTGAGTATGTTGAAGATCAAATTGAATCAGTTGTTTTTGACCGTATTACCACGCAAACGGCGAAACAAGTTATCGTTCAAAAAGTTCGCGAAGCTGAACGTGCGATGGTTGTTGACCAATTCCGTGAGCAACAAGGTGAAATCATCACTGCTCAAGTGAAGAAAGTGAATCGTGAAAATATCACGTTAGATCTTGGTAACAATGCTGAAGCCGTTATTTTACGTGAAGACATGTTACCACGTGAAAACTTCCGTCCAGGTGACCGCATCCGCGGAGTCCTGTATGATGTTCGTCCTGAAGCACGCGGTGCGCAGCTTTTTGTTACTCGTTCTCGTCCTGAAATGCTGGTTGAATTATTCCGCATTGAAGTACCTGAAATTGGTGAAGAGATCATCGAAATCAAAGCTGCTGCTCGTGATCCAGGTTCTCGCGCTAAGATCGCAGTAAAAACTAACGATAAGCGTATTGACCCAGTTGGTGCTTGCGTAGGTATGCGCGGTGCACGGGTTCAAGCCGTTTCTAGTGAATTAGGCGGCGAGCGAATTGATATTGTGTTATGGGATGATAACCCTGCTCAATTCGTTATTAATGCAATGGCTCCGGCTGATGTGGCATCTATTGTCGTCGATGAAGACAAATGTACGATGGATGTTGCCGTAGAAAGTAGTAACTTGGCTCAAGCGATTGGCCGTAATGGTCAAAACGTTCGCTTAGCGGCACAATTACTGAAAAAACACCGTGGTGATGACAAATGGGAACTGAATGTCATGACCGCAGAAGAGCTGAATGCAAAACATCAGGCAGAAGCACATGCTTCTATTGACACATTCACCAAGCATCTTGATATTGATGAAGAGTTCGCCACTGCACTTGTTGAAGAAGGCTTCTCGACGTTAGAAGAACTGGCCTACGTGCCTATTAAAGAGCTTCTGGAAATTGACGGTCTCGACTCCGATACTGTTGAAGTTCTACGTGAAAGAGCAAAAGCGGCCCTCACTACGATTGAATTGGCTCAAAAAGAGAGCCTAGGTGATAATCAGCCAGCAGAAGATTTATTGAATCTGGAAGGTATGGATAATACTCTAGCTTATAATTTAGCTACTCATGGTATCTGTACACTGGAAGATCTTGCTGAGCAGGGCATCGACGACCTGATTGATATTGAAGGTCTGGATGGTGAGAAAGCAGGAGCACTCATCATGGCTGCACGTAATATTTGCTGGTTCGGTAACGATGCGTAA
- the rimP gene encoding ribosome maturation factor RimP, with protein sequence MSTLEQKLTEMISAPVEALGFEFVGLEFVRARTSTLRVFIDSEEGITVDDCADVSHQVSAVLDVEDPISVIYNLEISSPGLERPLFTVAHYERFVGEEVALTLRIAMQNRRRWQGIIKAVEGEMITVTVDGKDEVFALGNIQKANLVPHF encoded by the coding sequence TTGTCCACATTAGAGCAAAAATTAACAGAGATGATTTCAGCACCGGTGGAAGCACTTGGCTTTGAATTTGTAGGCTTAGAGTTTGTCCGCGCGCGTACATCGACATTGCGTGTTTTCATTGATAGTGAAGAAGGCATCACCGTTGATGATTGTGCTGATGTCAGCCATCAGGTGAGTGCAGTATTGGATGTCGAAGATCCAATTTCTGTCATTTATAACCTAGAAATTTCGTCACCAGGGCTAGAACGCCCACTGTTCACTGTCGCCCACTATGAGCGTTTTGTCGGTGAAGAGGTGGCTCTGACTTTGCGCATTGCGATGCAGAACCGCCGGAGATGGCAAGGTATTATTAAAGCTGTCGAAGGTGAAATGATAACGGTTACTGTGGATGGTAAGGATGAAGTGTTCGCCCTTGGCAACATCCAGAAAGCTAACTTGGTACCCCACTTTTAA
- the secG gene encoding preprotein translocase subunit SecG, producing the protein MYIALLIIFLLAAIGLIGLIMLQQGKGADMGASFGAGASATLFGSSGSGNFMTRMTGILAAVFFIISLILGNMTANKYGTGSKWENISEPAKVEQPTDVPAAPATPTSDIPR; encoded by the coding sequence ATGTACATAGCTCTTTTAATTATTTTCTTGCTAGCAGCAATCGGCCTAATTGGTCTGATCATGTTACAGCAAGGTAAAGGTGCTGACATGGGTGCATCATTCGGTGCGGGTGCTTCTGCAACACTGTTTGGTTCATCGGGTTCAGGTAACTTCATGACCCGTATGACTGGGATCTTGGCTGCTGTGTTTTTCATTATCAGTTTGATTCTTGGCAATATGACTGCCAACAAATACGGAACTGGTAGTAAGTGGGAAAACATTAGTGAACCTGCTAAAGTCGAGCAACCAACAGACGTTCCGGCAGCACCAGCTACACCAACGAGCGACATTCCTCGTTAA
- the glmM gene encoding phosphoglucosamine mutase, translating into MSNRKYFGTDGIRGKVGDSPITPDFVLKLGWAAGKVLARHGSRKIIIGKDTRISGYMLESSLEAGLAAAGLSASFTGPMPTPAVAYLTRTFRAEAGIVISASHNPYDDNGIKFFSIDGTKLPDEVEEAIEAEMEKPITCVESAELGRANRIVDAAGRYIEFCKGTFPSEQSLSSLKVVIDCANGATYHIAPNVFRELGAEVIAIGCEPNGININEKCGATDVRMLQERVIAEKADVGLAFDGDGDRLIMVDHQGNKVDGDQILYIIAREALRQGQLKGGVIGTLMSNMGLEIALKQLGIPFERAKVGDRYVLEKLQEKGWRMGAENSGHIILLDKTTTGDGIVAGLQVLSAMVRNQMSLHDLCSGMKLLPQVLVNVRFAGTHDPLQSEAVLAANEQVEKELAGKGRVLLRKSGTEPLIRVMVEGENEADVLAMANRIADAVKAAG; encoded by the coding sequence ATGAGTAACCGTAAATATTTTGGTACCGATGGTATTCGTGGCAAGGTGGGCGATAGCCCAATCACACCTGATTTTGTTTTGAAATTAGGTTGGGCAGCAGGAAAAGTGCTGGCACGTCATGGTTCGCGAAAAATTATCATTGGTAAAGATACGCGTATCTCTGGCTACATGTTGGAGTCATCATTAGAGGCGGGTTTGGCTGCTGCGGGGCTATCAGCCTCTTTCACAGGTCCAATGCCAACCCCAGCCGTTGCTTATTTGACTCGCACCTTCCGTGCAGAAGCAGGGATTGTTATTTCAGCGTCACATAACCCTTATGATGATAATGGGATTAAATTCTTCTCAATCGATGGTACGAAATTACCTGACGAAGTTGAAGAAGCTATTGAAGCTGAAATGGAAAAACCGATTACTTGCGTTGAATCGGCAGAACTTGGCCGTGCAAACCGTATTGTCGATGCGGCAGGTCGCTATATTGAATTTTGTAAAGGTACATTCCCAAGTGAACAAAGCCTTTCTAGTCTAAAAGTGGTTATCGATTGTGCAAATGGAGCTACTTACCATATTGCACCGAACGTTTTCCGCGAATTAGGGGCAGAAGTTATTGCTATTGGTTGCGAACCTAACGGTATCAATATCAATGAAAAATGTGGTGCAACAGATGTACGCATGCTGCAAGAGCGCGTAATCGCAGAAAAAGCCGATGTTGGCCTAGCATTTGACGGTGATGGTGACCGTTTAATTATGGTTGATCACCAAGGTAATAAGGTTGATGGCGACCAAATCCTCTATATCATTGCTCGCGAAGCATTGCGTCAAGGTCAACTCAAAGGCGGCGTGATCGGGACGCTAATGAGTAACATGGGTCTCGAAATCGCACTAAAACAATTGGGTATTCCATTTGAGCGAGCAAAAGTTGGTGACCGTTATGTTCTTGAGAAGCTGCAAGAAAAAGGTTGGCGCATGGGGGCAGAAAACTCAGGTCACATCATCTTATTAGATAAGACGACAACCGGTGACGGTATTGTTGCTGGTTTGCAAGTTCTGAGTGCGATGGTCCGTAATCAAATGAGTCTACATGATCTGTGTAGCGGCATGAAATTATTGCCACAAGTACTCGTTAACGTACGTTTCGCAGGTACACATGATCCTCTACAAAGTGAGGCAGTATTAGCGGCGAATGAGCAAGTTGAAAAAGAACTTGCGGGTAAAGGTCGTGTATTGCTCAGAAAATCAGGTACTGAGCCTTTGATCCGTGTCATGGTCGAAGGGGAAAACGAAGCGGATGTATTGGCGATGGCTAATCGTATTGCTGATGCAGTGAAAGCGGCTGGCTGA
- the folP gene encoding dihydropteroate synthase, producing MKISARGCELDLSTPKVMGILNVTPDSFSDGGTHNRYHDAIEHVARMVKEGATIIDIGGESTRPGAADVSVNEELERVIPIVEAIAQRFDVWISVDTSKAEVMSEAAKAGMHLINDIRSLHEKGSLEVAAKTGLPVCLMHMQGQPRTMQEAPNYENVVREVKDYFHSEIERCVAAGIHRQQIILDPGFGFGKNLAHNYQLLGNLDQFHDFGLPLLAGMSRKSMIGNLLNVPPQERLAGSITCATIALMQGAQIIRVHDVKETVDAMKIVQMTLSEKEKLAYE from the coding sequence ATGAAAATCAGCGCTAGAGGTTGTGAACTTGATTTATCAACACCTAAAGTGATGGGGATTTTGAATGTTACTCCTGATTCATTTTCAGATGGTGGCACCCATAATCGTTATCATGATGCAATTGAGCACGTTGCTAGAATGGTCAAGGAAGGCGCAACCATTATTGATATTGGTGGTGAATCAACGCGCCCCGGAGCCGCTGACGTTTCAGTTAATGAAGAGCTAGAGCGTGTTATTCCAATTGTCGAAGCCATTGCACAACGTTTTGACGTATGGATTTCTGTTGATACTTCAAAAGCAGAAGTTATGTCAGAAGCGGCTAAAGCTGGTATGCATCTGATCAATGATATTCGTTCATTACATGAAAAGGGTAGCCTAGAAGTTGCGGCAAAGACAGGCTTGCCAGTCTGTCTTATGCATATGCAAGGTCAACCACGAACGATGCAAGAAGCGCCTAATTATGAAAATGTCGTACGAGAAGTGAAAGATTACTTTCATTCAGAAATTGAGCGCTGTGTCGCAGCAGGGATCCATCGACAACAGATAATACTTGATCCAGGTTTTGGTTTTGGTAAGAACTTAGCGCATAATTACCAACTATTAGGAAATTTAGATCAGTTTCATGATTTCGGATTACCGCTATTGGCAGGTATGTCACGTAAATCTATGATTGGAAACTTATTGAATGTTCCACCTCAAGAACGGCTTGCGGGCAGCATTACTTGTGCGACCATTGCATTGATGCAAGGAGCGCAAATTATTCGTGTCCATGATGTTAAAGAGACAGTTGATGCAATGAAGATCGTTCAGATGACTCTGTCAGAAAAGGAAAAGTTAGCGTATGAGTAA
- the ftsH gene encoding ATP-dependent zinc metalloprotease FtsH — protein sequence MAKNLILWLVIAVVLMSLFQSFGPSDSNSRRVDYSTFINELAQDQVREVRITGRELNVRKADNSRYTTYLPMQDEKLLDTMLNKHVTVVGEPPEEPSLLTSIFISWFPMLLLIGVWIFFMRQMQGGGGKGAMSFGKSKARMLTEDQIKTTFADVAGCDEAKEEVGEIVEFLREPARFQKLGGKIPKGVLMVGPPGTGKTLLAKAIAGEAKVPFFTISGSDFVEMFVGVGASRVRDMFEQAKKAAPCIIFIDEIDAVGRQRGAGLGGGHDEREQTLNQMLVEMDGFEGNEGIIVIAATNRADVLDPALLRPGRFDRQVVVGLPDVRGREQILKVHMRRVPIDPNVDTFILARATPGFSGAELANLVNEAALFAARANKRVVSMVEFEKARDKIWMGAERRSLMMTEEQKESTAYHEAGHMIVGHLMPEHDPVHKVTIVPRGQALGVAFFLPEGDEVSRSRLKLEGMIATAYAGRISEELIYGPDKVTTGASSDIQFATNTARNMVTQWGFSDRLGPMQYSKEEGPAFLGRSSGNGSGISDETARIVDEEIKIILDRCYQLAYKTLTDNIDILHATKDALLKYETIDMPQIDDLMNRRPVREPAGWDEDKKVSNVTGSFGTGFGGSKTEANTDTSPSEEPKDNTDESNSSNNTNDNKPQ from the coding sequence ATGGCGAAAAACCTGATTCTCTGGTTAGTCATCGCAGTTGTTCTGATGTCCTTGTTCCAGAGTTTTGGCCCAAGCGATTCGAATAGTCGCAGAGTTGATTATTCTACGTTTATCAATGAGTTAGCCCAGGATCAGGTACGTGAAGTTCGTATCACAGGTCGTGAATTAAACGTCAGAAAGGCGGATAATAGCCGCTATACAACTTATCTTCCTATGCAGGATGAGAAGCTGTTAGATACCATGCTTAACAAGCATGTAACTGTCGTTGGTGAACCACCAGAAGAACCTAGCTTACTGACATCTATTTTTATTTCCTGGTTCCCAATGCTTCTGTTGATTGGTGTCTGGATCTTCTTTATGCGCCAAATGCAAGGTGGTGGCGGTAAAGGAGCAATGTCATTCGGTAAAAGCAAAGCGCGGATGCTGACTGAAGACCAGATCAAAACAACTTTTGCTGATGTGGCTGGTTGTGATGAGGCAAAAGAAGAAGTTGGCGAAATCGTTGAGTTCTTACGTGAACCTGCGCGTTTCCAAAAACTGGGTGGTAAAATTCCTAAAGGCGTCCTAATGGTAGGGCCTCCGGGTACAGGTAAAACATTGCTTGCTAAAGCGATCGCTGGTGAAGCAAAAGTACCATTTTTTACTATTTCAGGTTCTGACTTCGTTGAAATGTTTGTCGGTGTTGGTGCATCTCGTGTTCGTGATATGTTCGAACAAGCGAAAAAAGCAGCGCCTTGCATTATCTTTATCGATGAGATTGATGCGGTCGGTCGTCAACGTGGCGCAGGTTTAGGCGGCGGTCACGATGAACGCGAGCAAACATTGAACCAAATGTTGGTTGAAATGGATGGTTTTGAAGGCAATGAAGGTATTATCGTCATTGCAGCGACTAACCGTGCAGATGTTCTTGACCCTGCATTATTACGTCCAGGTCGTTTCGACCGTCAAGTTGTGGTTGGTTTACCTGACGTACGTGGTCGTGAGCAAATCCTGAAAGTTCATATGCGTCGTGTGCCGATTGATCCAAACGTAGATACGTTTATTTTGGCGCGTGCAACACCGGGCTTCTCGGGGGCTGAATTGGCTAACTTAGTCAACGAAGCTGCATTGTTTGCCGCTCGTGCTAATAAGCGTGTTGTTTCAATGGTTGAGTTTGAAAAAGCACGTGACAAGATTTGGATGGGTGCTGAACGTCGTTCTCTGATGATGACTGAAGAGCAAAAAGAGTCGACGGCTTATCATGAAGCAGGTCATATGATCGTTGGTCATTTGATGCCTGAGCATGATCCTGTTCACAAAGTTACCATTGTTCCTCGTGGACAAGCGCTGGGTGTTGCTTTCTTCTTGCCTGAAGGTGATGAAGTGAGTCGTAGCCGCTTGAAACTTGAAGGTATGATTGCAACTGCTTACGCAGGTCGTATTTCGGAAGAATTGATCTATGGTCCTGATAAAGTCACTACAGGTGCTTCATCGGATATTCAATTTGCTACGAATACCGCACGTAACATGGTAACTCAATGGGGCTTCTCAGACCGTTTAGGCCCAATGCAGTATTCTAAAGAAGAAGGTCCTGCATTCTTAGGCCGTTCTTCAGGTAATGGTTCAGGTATTTCTGATGAAACAGCACGTATTGTTGATGAAGAAATCAAAATTATCCTAGACCGCTGCTATCAGCTCGCTTATAAAACGCTGACTGACAATATTGATATTTTGCATGCAACTAAAGATGCATTATTGAAATATGAAACGATTGATATGCCTCAGATTGATGATCTGATGAATAGACGTCCAGTGCGTGAGCCAGCAGGCTGGGATGAAGACAAAAAAGTGAGTAATGTAACAGGTTCGTTTGGTACAGGTTTTGGTGGTTCAAAAACTGAAGCAAATACTGATACTTCTCCGTCTGAAGAACCAAAAGATAATACTGATGAATCTAATTCATCAAACAATACAAACGATAATAAACCACAGTAA
- the rlmE gene encoding 23S rRNA (uridine(2552)-2'-O)-methyltransferase RlmE has protein sequence MANKKRSASSSRWLQEHFSDKYVQQAQKKGLRSRAWFKLDEIQQGDKIFKPGMTVVDLGAAPGGWSQYVVSQIGQNGRVIACDILPMDPIVGVDFLQGDFRDEAVLAALLERVGDKKVQVVMSDMAPNMSGTPAVDIPRSMYLVELALDMCRAVLAPGGSFIVKVFQGEGFDEYLRDIRSLFTKVKVRKPESSRARSREVYIVATGLKL, from the coding sequence ATGGCCAATAAAAAACGTTCTGCAAGCTCCAGCCGTTGGTTGCAAGAACATTTTAGTGATAAATATGTTCAGCAAGCACAAAAGAAAGGACTTCGCTCGCGTGCATGGTTTAAACTGGATGAAATCCAGCAAGGTGATAAAATTTTTAAACCAGGTATGACCGTTGTTGATTTGGGTGCAGCACCCGGAGGTTGGTCACAGTATGTTGTCAGCCAAATAGGCCAAAATGGCCGGGTGATTGCATGTGATATTTTACCTATGGATCCTATTGTTGGCGTCGATTTCCTGCAAGGTGATTTTCGCGATGAGGCAGTGCTAGCAGCGTTGTTGGAACGAGTTGGTGATAAAAAAGTTCAGGTGGTCATGTCTGACATGGCGCCGAATATGAGCGGGACGCCTGCGGTCGATATACCTCGATCAATGTATCTGGTTGAGTTAGCTTTGGATATGTGCCGTGCAGTATTGGCCCCTGGGGGAAGTTTTATTGTCAAAGTGTTTCAGGGAGAAGGCTTTGATGAGTACCTAAGGGATATCCGTTCCCTATTTACGAAGGTAAAAGTTCGTAAACCCGAATCTTCGCGGGCACGATCGCGTGAAGTATACATTGTAGCGACAGGGCTAAAACTGTAG
- the yhbY gene encoding ribosome assembly RNA-binding protein YhbY — MNLNKKQIQHLKSLAHHLNPVVMIGNNGLTEGVLAEIELSLAHHELIKIKIAGEDRETKNLIAEAIVRETGAANVQIIGKILVLYRPSAERKIILPK; from the coding sequence ATGAATCTTAATAAAAAACAAATTCAGCACCTGAAAAGCTTAGCTCATCACTTAAACCCTGTTGTTATGATTGGCAACAATGGTTTAACTGAAGGTGTTTTAGCTGAGATTGAGCTTTCATTAGCTCACCATGAGCTTATCAAAATCAAAATCGCAGGCGAAGACCGTGAAACTAAAAACTTGATCGCTGAAGCGATTGTTCGCGAAACAGGTGCTGCAAATGTACAAATTATAGGCAAGATACTTGTTCTTTACCGCCCATCAGCTGAGCGGAAAATTATTTTACCTAAATAA
- the greA gene encoding transcription elongation factor GreA translates to MKQIPMTVFGADKLREELEYLKSVRRPEIIASIAEAREHGDLKENAEYHAAREQQGFCEGRIQEIESKLSHAQVIDVTKMANNGRVIFGATVSVLNVDTDEELTYRIVGDDEADIKVNLISVNSPIARGLVGKEVDDVVVIKTPGGDVEFEILKVEYI, encoded by the coding sequence ATGAAACAGATTCCAATGACGGTATTTGGTGCAGATAAACTTAGAGAAGAGCTTGAGTATCTTAAATCTGTCCGCCGCCCGGAAATTATTGCATCGATTGCAGAAGCACGTGAACACGGTGACCTGAAAGAGAACGCAGAATATCACGCCGCTCGTGAACAACAGGGGTTCTGTGAAGGCCGAATTCAAGAAATTGAATCGAAACTTTCGCATGCTCAAGTGATTGATGTGACTAAAATGGCAAATAACGGTCGTGTCATTTTTGGTGCAACAGTCAGCGTTTTGAATGTCGATACCGATGAAGAATTGACTTATCGTATTGTTGGGGATGATGAAGCAGATATTAAGGTTAATCTGATTTCTGTTAACTCTCCGATTGCTCGTGGTTTGGTAGGTAAAGAAGTTGATGACGTTGTTGTTATCAAAACACCAGGCGGCGATGTAGAGTTCGAAATTCTTAAAGTTGAGTATATCTAA
- the dacB gene encoding serine-type D-Ala-D-Ala carboxypeptidase: protein MSLLTLTRKWIITLGLTFTVGQALAIPIDDYKQYLPDGTNLALVAQKVGSDTPIIDYNAQQMALPASTQKVVTALAALLQLGPDYRFVTNFETDAKLNNNTLTGDLVIRFSGDPTLTRQQIRNMVNALKQVGIHKVDGDLIVDISAFTSHDKAPGWVWNDMTQCFSAPPAAAIIDRNCFSVSLYPAEKVGDMAYIKSASFYPVNMFSEVKTIAKGAPEGRYCELDVVPGELNRYTLTGCLSQRSEPLPLAFAVQNGASYSGSIVKNELLNAGIEITGHVKKRTFPTAQSQVLVKTESKPLHDLLKVMLKKSDNMIADTVFRTIGRDYYGVPGTWRSGSDAVRQVLKQKAGIDLANTVMVDGSGLSRHNLITPATMMEVLQFIAKNDQQLDFISMLPLAGHDGTLRYRGGLDEAGVNGKVSAKTGALQGVYNLAGFITTASGQRVAFVQYISAYAVPQNQQRTRRAPLVRFESRLYKDLYQKN, encoded by the coding sequence ATGTCGTTATTAACACTCACCAGAAAATGGATCATCACTTTAGGACTCACTTTTACAGTTGGGCAAGCGCTTGCTATTCCGATTGATGATTATAAGCAATATCTACCTGATGGTACTAACCTCGCTCTGGTTGCGCAGAAAGTCGGTAGTGACACCCCCATTATTGATTACAATGCGCAGCAAATGGCACTGCCTGCCAGTACACAAAAAGTGGTCACTGCGCTAGCTGCTCTTTTGCAACTGGGGCCTGATTATCGCTTCGTCACTAACTTCGAGACGGATGCGAAACTCAATAATAATACATTAACAGGCGATCTGGTGATCCGTTTCAGCGGTGATCCTACCCTCACTCGCCAACAAATACGCAATATGGTTAACGCGTTAAAACAAGTAGGCATTCATAAAGTCGATGGCGACTTGATCGTCGATATTTCCGCATTTACCAGCCATGATAAGGCGCCAGGTTGGGTGTGGAATGACATGACTCAATGCTTTAGCGCACCACCAGCGGCGGCGATTATTGACCGCAACTGCTTTTCTGTGTCTCTTTATCCAGCCGAAAAAGTGGGTGATATGGCCTATATCAAGTCGGCTAGCTTCTACCCCGTCAATATGTTTAGTGAAGTAAAAACGATTGCTAAAGGGGCTCCTGAAGGGCGCTATTGTGAACTTGATGTCGTTCCAGGTGAATTAAATCGCTACACGTTGACAGGCTGCTTATCTCAACGTAGTGAACCATTACCTCTTGCTTTTGCGGTACAAAATGGTGCCAGCTATTCAGGTTCGATTGTTAAAAACGAATTACTCAATGCAGGTATTGAAATTACAGGCCATGTGAAAAAACGCACCTTCCCAACGGCTCAATCACAGGTGTTGGTCAAAACAGAATCGAAGCCATTACATGACTTACTGAAAGTTATGTTGAAAAAATCTGACAACATGATCGCAGACACTGTTTTTAGAACTATCGGCCGAGATTATTATGGCGTACCGGGCACATGGCGCTCTGGATCCGATGCAGTGCGGCAAGTTTTGAAACAAAAAGCAGGAATTGATTTGGCGAATACCGTGATGGTCGACGGTTCAGGTTTATCTCGTCATAACCTCATTACCCCCGCAACCATGATGGAAGTATTGCAGTTTATCGCCAAAAACGATCAGCAGCTTGACTTTATTTCGATGCTTCCTCTTGCTGGCCATGACGGAACATTACGCTATCGTGGTGGTTTAGATGAAGCCGGTGTTAATGGCAAAGTCTCCGCTAAAACTGGTGCGCTACAAGGCGTGTATAACCTAGCAGGCTTTATCACAACAGCAAGTGGCCAACGTGTTGCTTTTGTGCAATATATTTCAGCCTATGCCGTACCTCAAAATCAACAACGGACCCGACGAGCGCCATTAGTACGTTTTGAAAGTAGGCTATATAAAGATCTTTATCAAAAGAATTGA